gttgtttcagtatagtacaaaccgtcatttCGCCATTGATGCCGTcaagccgtcctttacaagatctgtaaattttgtattatcatgtaacttacgtaaaacattttatactattaaattacaacttcaaaacattttgcaccatcatgtaatgtcccacaaaaatcgactttgcaccatcagcgtcggcttgatggcgtcaatgacgagatgacgatttgtactatactgaaacaattttgaaatatcttgtactatcaagtaaaaaaaattgtactatattgaaatatttgtatcAGCAgtgcaattaaaaaaaatggtgtTACAGATTTATACCTGTCTGCTTTTTATTTGGGGAGGAAAAATAACAGAAAAAGAGAAGTAGTCGGGCGTGCGTGGAGATTGCTGCAAAGTATTTGCAATCTTGCCGTTGAATAATTTGGTCAATGGGCTTTGAGTCTGCCATTTTTCCCCCTCTCCTTTTCCTCTGCCTCTGGATCCAAGATTTCCTTTCGCCTGCAACCATCAACTCCAGCACCTCTGCTATCAATCCTAATTAAACAATCACTTGGAGCTCTCATTTCTCTACATTTTTCTTGAGTTTTCATCGAAACGCGTCGATGAAGTTCGACGTGCCGGTCGTTTGAAGAAGACCGCAAGGACTGATCTAGGAACATCTTCTTATGGCCTAGGACGAGGCTCAAGAATCCTTAATATCCAATCTCAAGGACCAGATGGACAAGAATCTCCTTCAAAGGCACAGGAATCGCCGGAACTCGCCCTCGGCGGTGCAGAAATCCCCGTGCTCAAAAGAAACCGAAGATTTACCGCCCCTAGATTCCCTGTCCTTGCTGACAAGGCCAACCTTCCGAGTTGTAGTCTTACTCCTGGGAGCCTACCTCGGCATCGGTACCTTCAGTTTCTTCCTTTTAATGGACCATATTGAGGGCAAGAAAACGAATGGGATCCTCGACGCGCTTTACTTTTGCATCGTGACCATGACCACAGTCGGGTATGGAGATCTCGTGCCTAGTAGCACACTGGCCAAGGTTCTCGCATCGCTATACGTGTTCACGGGAATGGCTTTAGTCGGATTAATTCTAAGTAAGGCGGCCGACTACATTGTAGAGAAGCAAGAGATTCTCTTATGTAGAGCCTTCCACTTTGACGACAAGAGTGGTCCGGAATACAAAGAGGCCGAGTTCCACAAGGTCAAGTACAAGTTTTTAACTTCCATGGCCATTCTTCTGGTCCTCATAGCTGTCGGGCTCGTGTTCTTGTCCTCAGTGGAAAATCTCGACTTTGCTGACGCGTTATATTGTGTTTGTTCGACTATTACGACTCTTGGGTATGGGGACG
The sequence above is drawn from the Punica granatum isolate Tunisia-2019 chromosome 5, ASM765513v2, whole genome shotgun sequence genome and encodes:
- the LOC116207456 gene encoding two-pore potassium channel 1-like, whose amino-acid sequence is MDKNLLQRHRNRRNSPSAVQKSPCSKETEDLPPLDSLSLLTRPTFRVVVLLLGAYLGIGTFSFFLLMDHIEGKKTNGILDALYFCIVTMTTVGYGDLVPSSTLAKVLASLYVFTGMALVGLILSKAADYIVEKQEILLCRAFHFDDKSGPEYKEAEFHKVKYKFLTSMAILLVLIAVGLVFLSSVENLDFADALYCVCSTITTLGYGDESFSTAKGRLFAVFWILSSTICLAQFFFYLAELGSESRQRSLVKWLLGRKITSLDLEEADLDQDKAVSVAEFVLHELKRMGKIKQNDIAVLLERFKNLDLNHSGTLTPDDLIQL